AGCGCTTCGGTCGCCGGCAGCCATTGGCCCTGATGGCGTGCCTTACCTTCGCCCAGCAGCACCAGGCTCATGTGTGCCAGCGGCGCCAGGTCGCCGGAGGCGCCGACGGAGCCTTTCAGCGGAATATGCGGATAGACTTCGGCGTTGACCAGCGCGATCAGCGCCTGGATAACTTCCAGGCGAATGCCGGAGAAGCCGCGCGACAGGCTGTTGATCTTCAGCACCATGATCAGGCGCACCAGATTGTCGTCGGTCGGCTCGCCCACGCCGGCGGCGTGTGACAGCACGATCGAGCGCTGCAGATTTTCCAAATCGTCGCGGGCGATGCGCGTCGAAGCCAGCAGGCCAAACCCGGTGTTGATGCCGTATGTGGTGCGGTTTTCTTCAACGATGCGCTCCACGCAGGCCACGCTCTGTTGGATAGGGCCGTAGGCGTTGTCGTCCAGCGTCAGCGTCACCGGATGTTGATAGACGTCGCGTAGCTGAGCCAGCGTCAGTTTGCCCGGGCGAATAGTCAGCGCTTTCATGCTTTTTCTCCTTGGGTCGCGGCAACCATCGGCAGGTTCAGGCCTTGCTCGCGGGCGCAGTCGATAGCGATATCGTAGCCGGCGTCGGCGTGACGCATGACCCCGGTAGCCGGGTCATTGTGCAGCACGCGGGCGATGCGCTCGGCGGCCTCATCGGTGCCGTCGCAGACGATCACCATGCCGGAGTGTTGGGAGAAGCCCATGCCGACGCCGCCGCCGTGGTGCAGGGAAACCCAGGTGGCGCCGCTGGCGGTGTTCAGCAGGGCGTTCAGCAGCGGCCAGTCGGAGACCGCATCTGAGCCGTCTTTCATCGCTTCGGTTTCACGGTTCGGGCTGGAAACGGAGCCGGAATCCAGGTGGTCGCGGCCGATGACGATCGGGGCGGACAGTTCGCCGCGGCGAACCATCTCGTTGAACGCCAGGCCCAGCTTGGCGCGCTGGCCGAGGCCAACCCAGCAGATGCGCGCCGGCAGGCCCTGGAAGCTGATGCGCTCGCGCGCCATGTCCAGCCAGCGGTGCAGGTGTTCGTCATCCGGGATCAGCTCTTTCACCATGGCGTCGGTTTTGTAGATGTCCTGCGGATCGCCGGACAGCGCCGCCCAGCGGAACGGCCCGATGCCGCGGCAGAACAGCGGACGGATGTAGGCCGGCACGAAGCCTGGGAAGTCGAAGGCGTTGTCGACGCCGGTTTCTTTCGCCATCTGGCGAATGTTGTTGCCGTAGTCGAAGGTCGGCACGCCCATCTGCTGGAACGCCAGCATGGCTTTGACGTGATCGGCCATCGACTGCTTGGCGGCGGCGACCACCTTGGCTGGCTCGGTCTGGGCGCGCTGGCGATACTCTTCCCAGCTCCAGCCCTTCGGCAGGTAGCCGTTCAGCGGATCGTGGGCGCTGGTCTGGTCGGTGACCATGTCCGGGCGCACGCCGCGGCGCACCAGCTCAGGCAGGATTTCCGCCGCGTTGCCGCACAGGGCGATGGAGATGGCTTTGCCTTCGGCGGTGTATTTTTTGATGCGGGCCAGCGCGTCGTCCAGATCTTTGGCCTGCTCATCGACGTAGCGGGTTTTCAGACGGAAATCGATGCGGCTCTGCTGACATTCGATGTTCAGCGAGCAGGCGCCCGCCAGCGTGGCGGCCAGTGGCTGCGCGCCACCCATGCCGCCCAGACCGGCGGTCAGCACCCAGCGCCCCTGCAGGCTGCCGTCGTAGTGCTGGCGGCCCGCTTCGACGAAGGTCTCATAGGTGCCCTGAACGATGCCCTGGCTGCCGATGTAGATCCAGCTGCCGGCGGTCATCTGGCCGTACATGGCCAGGCCTTTGGCGTCCAGTTCGTTGAAGTGTTCCCAGGTCGCCCAGTGCGGCACCAGGTTGGAGTTGGCGATCAGCACGCGCGGCGCGTTGCTGTGGGTTTTGAATACGCCGACCGGCTTGCCGGACTGCACCAGCAGGGTTTCGTCTTCTTCCAGCGTTTTCAGGGTTTCGACGATCTTGTCGTAACAATCCCAGTCGCGCGCGGCGCGGCCGATGCCGCCGTACACCACCAGCTCATGTGGGTTCTCCGCAACTTCAGGATCGAGGTTGTTCATCAGCATGCGTAACGGCGCTTCGGTCAGCCAGCTTTTTGCGTTTAATTGTGTGCCGCGTGGCGCGCGTACATCGACATTGCGAACTTTGTTATTTGTAGTCACAGCAGTTTCCTCAAACAGTATCGGTGCAGATTCCATGCCGCGGTGGGGATGAGTACCACGGCATAACAATGCGTAGGGCTTATTAACATATACTTGTATGTACAAGCATATGCAACACTGACCAGTTGCCGCTGAAAAGTGGCATAAGAAAAAGTTATTTTCTTTTTATATCAGGTTGATATGCGATTTTTTGTTGCCGGTTTCATGTGCGAAAAGCCGGAGAAAAGTGAGCTGTTCGGCAAAAATGAATTAAAGTTGACTCATTTTTGGGCGGCTAGTCACAATATTTTTACAGACTGATTACAGTTGGCGGCGGAGGATAAACAAGCCCTATCACCGCGGCAAGAAAGCCCGCCGTGGACGGGCTTGCCAGGCTCAGGCGGCCGGTTGCAGCATCGGCTTGCGGCTCATCTTGCACACCGTGGCGATGGCGGCGATCAGCGCCGGTACGCACAGGAACATCAGGATGCTCTGCACTTCCCACTGCATCGCCAGCAGTTGGGCGCCCATCATGGTGCCGGCGACGCCGCCGAAGCGGCCGATGCCCTGCATCCAGGCGATGCCGGTGGCGCGGCTGTGGGTCGGGTAGAAGGTGGCCGCCAGCGTTTGCAGCCCGGACTGCGCGCCGTTCATGGTGACGCCCATCAGGAAGATGAAGGCGCCCAGCAGCACGATCTGCTTGTCTTCGGTGGCCATCGCCACGATCAGCAGGGCGGTGACGACAAAGCCGCTCGAGACCACTTTGTGTGCATTCCAGCGGTCCATCAGCCAGCCGGCCACCAGGATGCCCAGCGTGCCGCCGAAGGTGAACAGCGAGGTGAGCATCGCCGACTGTTCCAGCTGATAGCCCAAGCCCTGCATCAGGATCGGCATCCAGCTCAGCAACACGTAGTAGATCACCAGCCCCATGAAGTAGGTCACCCACAGCATCAGCGTGCCGAGCAGGTAAGGGCGGCTGAACAGCAGCCCGACGCTGGTCTTGGCCTGCGTCAGCTTCTCTTCATACAGGTAGAAACGCGTCACGCCGTCGAGGCTCTGGCTGACGAAGCGTTGCGCGATGCGTTTGATCTTCGCCGCATCCTGCCCGCGGTTGACCATATATTTGACCGATTCCGGCAGCAGCAGGATCAGCAACACCGTCAACGCCAGCGGCGCAATGGCGCCGAGCAACAGCACGCTGTGCCAGCCGTAGCTCGGGATCAGCCACGATGAAATGGCGCCGCCGCCGGCCGCGCCCAGCGGAAAGCCGCAATACATGGTATTGATCGCCAGCGAACGGCAGCGCTGCGGCGCGTATTCGGAGATCAGCGTGATAGCGTTGGGCATCGCCGCTCCCAGCCCGAGGCCGGTGAGGAAACGCCACAGCGTCAGGCTATTGAGCGAGCCGGCGTAGGCGGTGGCCAGGCTTGACAGGCCGAAGAACAGGCAGGAAAACACCAGCACGCGCTTGCGGCCGATGCGGTCGGAGATTGGCCCGGCGATCAGCGCGCCGAGCGACAGCCCCAGCAGCGCGGCGCTCAGCACCGGCCCCAGATCCTGTTTGACGATGCCCCAGTCTTTGGCGACCGAGGGGGCGATATAGCCCATGGCGGCGGTATCGAAACCGTCGATGGCGAGGATCAGGAATCCGAGAATGATCAGTGTCCAGTGAAACAGCGAAAACTTGCTGTCGTCGATGGCCTGTTGAATGTTTAACTCGCTGGTGGAATGAGTCATGGCACCCTCTAAACGCAGATGTAGTCGTGATGAATAGTACGTGGCCGAAACTGATGCTCGGCTTGTGTTTGCTTGTATATACATCTGCGCGTCGGCGCTTTATGTCAAATATAATTATCTTATTTGTTAACTGCGTGTTGTTTTCTGTGGAGCAGGTTGCACCGCGGATGAAAGGCCTAAGACCGGTTAAC
Above is a window of Serratia nematodiphila DZ0503SBS1 DNA encoding:
- the hutU gene encoding urocanate hydratase codes for the protein MTTNNKVRNVDVRAPRGTQLNAKSWLTEAPLRMLMNNLDPEVAENPHELVVYGGIGRAARDWDCYDKIVETLKTLEEDETLLVQSGKPVGVFKTHSNAPRVLIANSNLVPHWATWEHFNELDAKGLAMYGQMTAGSWIYIGSQGIVQGTYETFVEAGRQHYDGSLQGRWVLTAGLGGMGGAQPLAATLAGACSLNIECQQSRIDFRLKTRYVDEQAKDLDDALARIKKYTAEGKAISIALCGNAAEILPELVRRGVRPDMVTDQTSAHDPLNGYLPKGWSWEEYRQRAQTEPAKVVAAAKQSMADHVKAMLAFQQMGVPTFDYGNNIRQMAKETGVDNAFDFPGFVPAYIRPLFCRGIGPFRWAALSGDPQDIYKTDAMVKELIPDDEHLHRWLDMARERISFQGLPARICWVGLGQRAKLGLAFNEMVRRGELSAPIVIGRDHLDSGSVSSPNRETEAMKDGSDAVSDWPLLNALLNTASGATWVSLHHGGGVGMGFSQHSGMVIVCDGTDEAAERIARVLHNDPATGVMRHADAGYDIAIDCAREQGLNLPMVAATQGEKA
- a CDS encoding MFS transporter, producing MTHSTSELNIQQAIDDSKFSLFHWTLIILGFLILAIDGFDTAAMGYIAPSVAKDWGIVKQDLGPVLSAALLGLSLGALIAGPISDRIGRKRVLVFSCLFFGLSSLATAYAGSLNSLTLWRFLTGLGLGAAMPNAITLISEYAPQRCRSLAINTMYCGFPLGAAGGGAISSWLIPSYGWHSVLLLGAIAPLALTVLLILLLPESVKYMVNRGQDAAKIKRIAQRFVSQSLDGVTRFYLYEEKLTQAKTSVGLLFSRPYLLGTLMLWVTYFMGLVIYYVLLSWMPILMQGLGYQLEQSAMLTSLFTFGGTLGILVAGWLMDRWNAHKVVSSGFVVTALLIVAMATEDKQIVLLGAFIFLMGVTMNGAQSGLQTLAATFYPTHSRATGIAWMQGIGRFGGVAGTMMGAQLLAMQWEVQSILMFLCVPALIAAIATVCKMSRKPMLQPAA